In Dryocola sp. LX212, the genomic stretch CTTCGCGCAGTTCGAGCTGCTCCATCAAAAAAGCAGTATCGCGCACGGTATGCTGCTCGTTAGCGAGGTCAAAACCATTGAGGGAGAGAATATACTCGGCGCGTAGCAGCGGGTGGCGCAGCGTTTGCCAGGCCTGGTTGATGGTGGCAGATTGTTGCACCGCCAACAGCTGTTCCGCCTGAGGGCGGCTGGCATATTTATCCGGATGGAACTGGCGCTGCAGCTCCTGGTAACGGGCAGCCAGCAGTTCGCGATCGACGGTGTATCCTGCCGGTAACCCAAAGAGGGTAAAGTAATCCATAACAGACTCGGGGTTAACGTGGTAAAGCGTCATCCCCCACCTTGGTGGGGGATGAGCTGGAGTCAGACGTGGAAGCTTTCGCCGCAGCCGCACTCATCCTTCACGTTCGGGTTGGTAAACTTGAACCCTTCGTTGAGGCCTTCTTTTACGAAGTCGAGCACGGTGCCGTCCAAAAATTGCAGGCTTTTACCATCGACGACCACTTTCACGCCTTTGTCTTCGAACACGGTGTCATCCACCATTGGTTCATCAACAAATTCGAGGACATAAGCCATACCAGAACAGCCGGATGTGCGCACACCTAAACGCAGGCCAAACCCTTTACCGCGGTTGGCAAGAAAGGCATTCACACGAGCGGCAGCACTGTCGCTAAGGGTAATCGACATACAACAACCTCAATTCAACAATGATTATTTCGCTTCACGCTTGGTTTTATAATCCGCGATAGCCGCTTTGATGGCGTCTTCCGCAAGGATCGAGCAGTGAATTTTTACCGGCGGCAGTTCGAGCTCGTCTGCGATATCGGTGTTTTTGATCGCCTGCGCTTCGTCCAGAGATTTGCCTTTTACCCACTCGGTAACGAGGGAGCTTGAGGCAATCGCCGAGCCGCAACCATAGGTTTTAAAGCGCGCGTCTTCGATGATACCGTCATTGTTGACTTTGATCTGCAACTTCATTACGTCGCCACAGGCTGGTGCACCCACCATGCCGGACCCGACGCTGTCGTCGTTGTTATCGAACGAGCCCACGTTGCGTGGATTCTCATAGTGATCAATTACTTTTTCGCTGTAAGCCATTTTTTACTTCTCCTGAATCCGATACCGACGATTAGTGGTGAGCCCATTCGATGGAATTAATATCCACGCCCTGCTTAAACATTTCCCACAGCGGAGAAAGGTCGCGCAAACGGCCAATGGATTTACGTACCAGCTCGATGGTGTAGTCGATCTCTTCTTCGGTCGTGAAACGGCCCAAAGAGAAACGGATGGAGCTGTGAGCAAGCTCGTCACTCATACCCAGCGCACGCAGCACGTAAGACGGCTCAAGGCTTGCAGAGGTACAGGCGGAACCGGAAGAAACCGCAAGGTCCTTCAGCGCCATGATCAAAGACTCGCCTTCAACGTAGTTAAAGCTCACGTTAAGGATATTCGGTGCGCCCTGCTCCAGGTCGCCGTTCAGGTAAACTTCTTCCATATCTTTCACGCCGTTCCACAGACGGTTACGCAGCGTGCGCAGACGGGCCATTTCTGACTCCATCTCTTCTTTTGCGATACGGTAAGCTTCACCCATGCCGACGATCTGGTGAACAGGCAAAGTACCTGAACGCATACCGCGCTCGTGGCCGCCACCGTGGATCTGGGATTCGATACGGATACGCGGCTTGCGGCGAACGTACAGCGCGCCGATGCCTTTAGGCCCGTAAATTTTGTGACCGGAGAAGGACATCAAATCGACTTTCAGCTCGCCAAGATTGATAGGCAGTTTGCCTACGCTCTGGGTCGCATCCACGTGGAAGATAATGCCACGCGCACGACACATTTCGCCGATTGTCGCGATATCCTGCACCACGCCGATTTCGTTGTTTACGTGCATGATGGACACCAGAATAGTGTCGTCACGCATTGCCGCTTCCAGGGCCTTCAGGTCAACGATGCCGTTGCTCTGTGGCGCAAGGTAAGTCACCTCGAAACCTTCGCGCTCAAGCTGGCGGCAGGTATCAAGGACGGCCTTGTGTTCGGTTTTAACGGTAATGATGTGCTTGCCTTTCTTCTGGTAGAAGTTAGCAGCACCTTTGATAGCCAGGTTATCAGATTCCGTTGCGCCTGAGGTGAAGACGATTTCACGCGGGTCAGCGCCCACCAGGTCTGCGATTTGGTTACGAGCGATATCAACCGCTTCTTCTGCCTGCCACCCAAAACGGTGGGAGCGGGAAGCCGGGTTACCGAAGGTTCCATCCATCGTCAAAAACTGCATCATCTTCTGCGCAACACGCGGATCGACAGGCGTGGTTGCAGAATAGTCGAGATAAATCGGTAATTTCATTGCTCTTAAGCTCCGTACATCACTTCAATACGAAGAATCAGGCTTAAAAGGGTGCAGCCATTTTTAGAAGGGGCGGATAAACACCCCTGACCTGATTCTAAAATTCTTTGCTTTCTGCTTATGCGCGCAGTTTGACGTCAATAGCGTCCTGAGAACGTGAACTACGATGGTTTTCGTTATGCTGACGGCCAGAAACATCCAGAACTTCCTGGTTATTAACCAGTTCACCCAGGGTGATGTTGTTCAGGAAGCCGGTAAGACGGTCGCTCAGGTCGCGCCACAGCGCGTGAGTCAGGCATTTATCGCCGCCCTGGCATCCGCCTTTACCCTGACAACGGGTGGCATCCACGGATTCGTCTACCGCACTGATGACTTCACCAACCGCGATGCTGCCTGCATCTTTCCCTAACAGATAACCGCCGCCCGGGCCACGTACGCTGGCAACAAGGCCATTTTTACGCAGGCGGGAGAACAGTTGCTCCAGATAGGAGAGCGAAATTCCCTGACGCTCAGAAATATCAGCCAACGGTACCGGACCCGATTCGGAGTTCAAAGCAACATCCAGCATTGCGGTCACGGCATAGCGCCCTTTCGATGTCAGTCTCATGTCTTACTTAACCTCAGATAGCCCCTCGAGCCGGGGGTTTTTCAAAAATGTGATTGTCACATAGCAGGGCGCAAGTCTGACATTCCCGAGTAAAATGGTCAACTATTTAACCTAGTAATTTACTCAAGTATTATTTGCTCGATTTTTTGTCGCTTTCGATAGAGGAAAGCATGCCGCGCAGGATGTTAAGTTCCTGACTTTCCGGGCGAGCGCGGGTAAACATGCGGCGAAGTCGGCTCATCACCTGGCCTGGATGGTTTGGCTTAATAAAGCCGGTATTTTGCATTACCTGCTCCAGATGGCCGTAGAAACGCTCTAAATCATCCACCAGCGGATACTCAACAATTTCGGCTTCCGGCTCGTCTTTTTCCTGAGAGTCCAGCCACGCAATACGAACCTCATAAGCGAGGATCTGCACCGCCATCGCGAGGTTTAGCGAGCTATATTCCGGATTAGCCTGGATCGCGACATGATAATGACACTTTTGCAGCTCGTCGTTGGTTAAGCCGACACGCTCGCGGCCAAACACGATGGCAACCGGGGAGTTTTTCGCTTCGGAGATGCTTTGCAGGCCACATTCGCGAGGATTAAGCATCGGCCACGGCAGCGTGCGGGAACGCGCGCTGGTGCCCACCACGAGGCTACAGCCTGCCAGCGCTTCGTCCAGGGTATCCACGATTTTCGCATCGCCGATGACGTCGCTGGCGCCGGCCGCAAGGGCGATAGCCTGGGAGTCAGGCTTCACCAGCGGGTTAACCAGCCACAGGTTTGTTAGTCCCATCGTTTTCATTGCACGGGCGACGGAGCCCATGTTGCCGGTGTGGGAAGTCTCGACCAGCACAATACGTACGTTATCCAGCATGCTCAATTCATAGTCCAGGAAGAATATCGCGATATCGTATCATATCCCTGGGACATAATCCGAACGCTCTGCTATACTGCGCCCCGTTTTCCGTTCTTTAACATCCAGTGAGAGAGATACCGATGGGATCATTGCACCCGCTGCTCAACATCGCCGTGCGCGCTGCGCGCAAGGCCGGTAATTTAATTACCAAAAACTACGAAACCCCGGACGCTGTTGAAGCGAGCCAGAAGGGTAGCAACGATTTCGTGACTAACGTCGATCGTGACGCCGAGCGTCTGATCATCGAAATCATCCGCAAATCCTACCCGAACCACACCATTATCGCCGAAGAGTCCGGCGAATTAGCGGGTAGCGAGCCGGATGTACAATGGGTTATCGATCCTCTGGATGGCACCACCAACTTCATTAAACGTCTGCCGCACTTCGCGGTCTCCATCGCCGTTCGCGTTAAAGGCCGTACCGAAGTCGCTGTGGTTTATGACCCAATGCGTAACGAGCTGTTCACTGCCGTTCGCGGTCAGGGCGCACAGCTGAACGGTTACCGTCTGCGCGGCAGCACTGCCCGCGACCTGGACGGCACCATCCTGGCGACCGGCTTCCCGTTCAAAGCCAAGCAGCACGCCACTCCTTATATGAATATCCTCGGCAAACTGTTCACCCAGTGTGCAGACTTCCGCCGCACCGGTTCCGCAGCGCTTGACCTGGCCTACGTTGCCGCTGGACGCGTAGACGGCTACTTTGAGATCGGCCTGAAGCCGTGGGATTTTGCAGCAGGCGAACTTATTGCTCGTGAATCCGGCAGCCTGGTCTGTGATTTCACCGGTGGCCACAACCACCTGCTGACGGGCAACATCGTTGCGGGTAACCCACGCGTCGTAAAAGCAATGCTTGCTTCTATGCGTGAAGAGCTGAGCGAAGCGCTGAAGCGCTAATCTCGGTTTGCTTCCCGCCCTGCAGCGGCTTCGGCTGTTGCAGGGCGGATAAGCACGGCGTCGTCCGCCAAAACTTCAGAAAGGCCTTATCCCCCGCACCACAGGTTGAGCACTCAGCCACATCACCACCGCCGCCGCAATCAGAACCAGACTTCCTGCTAATGCAAGCGTTGCCCAGCCAACCTGCCGCCACGATACCGGCGCCTTATTGCCGCTTATCTTCACCGCAAATCTGCGAAAGCTGTGCACCAGCAGCGCAAGCCCGGAAATCGTTATCGAGGTGCCCGCCGCCATTGCCAGCGCCGACAGTACTCCCCAGCTAAATACGCCAATTACCTTGCTGAACAGCAGCACCATAATCGCCCCGGAGCACGGACGCAGGCCCATAGAAAGCACGATCGTCAGGCGCGCCCGCCAGTCCTCTCCGGCTGCCAGCTGCTGCTCCGTTGGCAGATGCTGATGGCCGCAGCCGCAGTTTTCGTGGTGGACGTGCTGCGGCGTAAAAGAAGTAAACTTCGGCCGACCCAGCGCCTGACGTAATTTTTTCAACGCCCGCAGAGCAAGCATCAGCCCGAGCACGCCTACCAGCAGATAGCTCCCCTTT encodes the following:
- the hscB gene encoding co-chaperone HscB; the protein is MDYFTLFGLPAGYTVDRELLAARYQELQRQFHPDKYASRPQAEQLLAVQQSATINQAWQTLRHPLLRAEYILSLNGFDLANEQHTVRDTAFLMEQLELREELDNIEQAKAADRLESFATNVNRMVKARSEQMVQQLDAQDWTQAADTVRKLRFLDKLRSQIEQLEEKLLDF
- the iscA gene encoding iron-sulfur cluster assembly protein IscA, with translation MSITLSDSAAARVNAFLANRGKGFGLRLGVRTSGCSGMAYVLEFVDEPMVDDTVFEDKGVKVVVDGKSLQFLDGTVLDFVKEGLNEGFKFTNPNVKDECGCGESFHV
- the iscU gene encoding Fe-S cluster assembly scaffold IscU gives rise to the protein MAYSEKVIDHYENPRNVGSFDNNDDSVGSGMVGAPACGDVMKLQIKVNNDGIIEDARFKTYGCGSAIASSSLVTEWVKGKSLDEAQAIKNTDIADELELPPVKIHCSILAEDAIKAAIADYKTKREAK
- a CDS encoding IscS subfamily cysteine desulfurase, translating into MKLPIYLDYSATTPVDPRVAQKMMQFLTMDGTFGNPASRSHRFGWQAEEAVDIARNQIADLVGADPREIVFTSGATESDNLAIKGAANFYQKKGKHIITVKTEHKAVLDTCRQLEREGFEVTYLAPQSNGIVDLKALEAAMRDDTILVSIMHVNNEIGVVQDIATIGEMCRARGIIFHVDATQSVGKLPINLGELKVDLMSFSGHKIYGPKGIGALYVRRKPRIRIESQIHGGGHERGMRSGTLPVHQIVGMGEAYRIAKEEMESEMARLRTLRNRLWNGVKDMEEVYLNGDLEQGAPNILNVSFNYVEGESLIMALKDLAVSSGSACTSASLEPSYVLRALGMSDELAHSSIRFSLGRFTTEEEIDYTIELVRKSIGRLRDLSPLWEMFKQGVDINSIEWAHH
- the iscR gene encoding Fe-S cluster assembly transcriptional regulator IscR — encoded protein: MRLTSKGRYAVTAMLDVALNSESGPVPLADISERQGISLSYLEQLFSRLRKNGLVASVRGPGGGYLLGKDAGSIAVGEVISAVDESVDATRCQGKGGCQGGDKCLTHALWRDLSDRLTGFLNNITLGELVNNQEVLDVSGRQHNENHRSSRSQDAIDVKLRA
- the trmJ gene encoding tRNA (cytosine(32)/uridine(32)-2'-O)-methyltransferase TrmJ; this translates as MLDNVRIVLVETSHTGNMGSVARAMKTMGLTNLWLVNPLVKPDSQAIALAAGASDVIGDAKIVDTLDEALAGCSLVVGTSARSRTLPWPMLNPRECGLQSISEAKNSPVAIVFGRERVGLTNDELQKCHYHVAIQANPEYSSLNLAMAVQILAYEVRIAWLDSQEKDEPEAEIVEYPLVDDLERFYGHLEQVMQNTGFIKPNHPGQVMSRLRRMFTRARPESQELNILRGMLSSIESDKKSSK
- the suhB gene encoding inositol-1-monophosphatase, producing the protein MHPLLNIAVRAARKAGNLITKNYETPDAVEASQKGSNDFVTNVDRDAERLIIEIIRKSYPNHTIIAEESGELAGSEPDVQWVIDPLDGTTNFIKRLPHFAVSIAVRVKGRTEVAVVYDPMRNELFTAVRGQGAQLNGYRLRGSTARDLDGTILATGFPFKAKQHATPYMNILGKLFTQCADFRRTGSAALDLAYVAAGRVDGYFEIGLKPWDFAAGELIARESGSLVCDFTGGHNHLLTGNIVAGNPRVVKAMLASMREELSEALKR
- a CDS encoding nickel/cobalt transporter, with amino-acid sequence MSVMLSSKSTSRRWLHLWPLALFLLISAAGLYALWHFWPQILLNSAAWQKTINQQLSGLLRQVAENPARAGWSLLLFSFVYGVLHALGPGHGKIVITTWLATHPSRLRSSLNLTFAASLLQGLVAIALVTVVLGVLQLPSRQLHMSSFWLEKGSYLLVGVLGLMLALRALKKLRQALGRPKFTSFTPQHVHHENCGCGHQHLPTEQQLAAGEDWRARLTIVLSMGLRPCSGAIMVLLFSKVIGVFSWGVLSALAMAAGTSITISGLALLVHSFRRFAVKISGNKAPVSWRQVGWATLALAGSLVLIAAAVVMWLSAQPVVRGIRPF